A genomic stretch from Schaalia odontolytica includes:
- a CDS encoding ABC transporter ATP-binding protein codes for MSQPVPLPIRMAGVGHEFGADGVRVRALDGIDLEVAPGELLAVMGPSGSGKSTLLSIAGGLERPTRGNVCINGVDLASLDSVHRAEVRRRSIGYVFQDYNLIPSLSALENVEMPLQLDGVSPLKVREAAMAALEEVGVADLADRFPELLSGGQRQRVAIARGLVGNRSVILADEPTGALDSHTGEQIMLVLRDHIDAGAAGILVTHEARMAAWADRTVFLRDGRIVDRSRGDSLRDLLAGTAPRI; via the coding sequence ATGAGCCAGCCTGTGCCACTACCGATCCGGATGGCTGGTGTCGGACATGAGTTCGGTGCCGACGGCGTCCGAGTGAGAGCGCTCGACGGGATTGACCTTGAGGTCGCACCCGGCGAGCTTCTCGCTGTTATGGGGCCCTCGGGTTCCGGCAAGTCGACGCTGCTGTCGATCGCCGGTGGTCTCGAGCGTCCGACTCGAGGAAACGTCTGCATAAACGGGGTTGACTTGGCGTCTCTGGATAGCGTTCATCGAGCCGAAGTGCGTCGCCGTTCGATCGGGTATGTCTTTCAGGACTACAACCTGATCCCGTCGTTGTCGGCCCTGGAGAACGTTGAGATGCCTCTGCAGCTTGACGGTGTGAGCCCCTTGAAGGTGCGTGAGGCCGCGATGGCCGCGCTCGAGGAGGTGGGTGTCGCGGATCTGGCCGACCGGTTCCCCGAGCTGCTCTCTGGAGGCCAGCGCCAGCGCGTTGCGATTGCCCGAGGGCTTGTGGGTAACCGCTCGGTCATTCTTGCGGACGAACCGACGGGCGCGCTCGATTCTCATACTGGCGAACAGATCATGTTGGTGTTGCGTGATCACATTGATGCCGGTGCAGCCGGTATCCTCGTGACTCATGAGGCCAGAATGGCCGCATGGGCAGATCGAACTGTCTTCCTGCGCGACGGTCGCATCGTCGATCGCTCAAGGGGAGATTCATTGAGGGATCTGCTGGCAGGTACTGCACCAAGGATCTAA
- a CDS encoding DUF4235 domain-containing protein, protein MDSATIEKVATTVVIAGAAFAASKLFEAGWKVSTGRPIPAEDSDDVTIASLVIFAATSAAIAAVAQRYAYKGSQKWLTPKLAARFGSPQLEA, encoded by the coding sequence ATGGATTCAGCCACCATCGAAAAGGTCGCCACGACCGTCGTCATCGCCGGAGCAGCCTTCGCCGCCTCCAAGCTCTTCGAAGCCGGCTGGAAGGTCTCCACCGGGCGCCCGATCCCGGCCGAAGATTCCGACGATGTCACCATCGCCTCCCTGGTGATCTTCGCGGCGACCTCCGCGGCTATCGCCGCCGTCGCCCAGCGCTACGCGTACAAGGGCTCCCAGAAGTGGCTCACTCCCAAGCTCGCCGCACGCTTTGGCTCTCCCCAGTTGGAGGCCTGA
- a CDS encoding DUF2510 domain-containing protein: MSNTVQGWYADPEGSDQLRWWDGSQWSNHFRPAPTGDETPVVTQSEPSPQAAPPPTGAPIQVPAAPTPAAPKPSSRPPSSQIITAGFLTLLAIFFIGCSALAATSYVKSGEELQQAQSDYDQAKQKLQEAKDEAK, translated from the coding sequence GTGAGCAACACCGTCCAGGGCTGGTACGCAGATCCCGAAGGATCCGACCAGCTACGCTGGTGGGATGGCAGCCAGTGGAGCAACCATTTCCGCCCTGCCCCTACCGGCGACGAAACTCCTGTCGTTACCCAGTCCGAGCCCTCCCCGCAAGCGGCACCTCCTCCCACCGGCGCACCGATTCAAGTGCCCGCAGCGCCGACACCCGCGGCACCGAAGCCCTCTTCGCGTCCTCCGTCCTCCCAGATCATCACCGCGGGTTTCCTGACACTCCTGGCGATCTTCTTCATCGGCTGTTCGGCACTGGCAGCGACCTCCTATGTGAAGTCCGGCGAGGAACTTCAGCAGGCTCAATCCGACTACGACCAGGCCAAGCAGAAGCTCCAGGAAGCAAAGGATGAGGCCAAGTGA
- a CDS encoding aldo/keto reductase, whose protein sequence is MNTPLPTGPAPASYPIPTLTLPTGSPIPVLGFGTYKVAPQDAYDAVSRALEAGYRHVDTAQMYGNESEVGAALEASGIAREDLFVTTKVDNSNHEPEHAAASIRRSLEELRTDYVDLLLVHWPLPTLYGGDVALPWPALEDAFNAGCARAIGLSNYEREHVEAVRATATVTPHVLQVESHPFFPNADLRTYAQGLGMVFEAWSPLARGRAVTDPTLVEIGAQLGVGPTQIALRWALDRGHVVFPKTLSRERMAVNFDVFSFSLEPEQTARIDALDRGEAGRTGSHPATMDRL, encoded by the coding sequence ATGAACACCCCGCTTCCCACAGGCCCCGCCCCGGCCTCGTACCCAATTCCGACCCTCACACTTCCGACGGGTTCGCCAATCCCTGTGCTGGGTTTCGGTACCTACAAGGTAGCCCCACAAGACGCCTACGACGCGGTGAGCCGGGCCCTTGAGGCCGGATACCGCCACGTCGACACCGCTCAGATGTACGGCAACGAGAGTGAGGTCGGTGCGGCGCTCGAGGCCTCGGGAATCGCCCGGGAGGACCTGTTCGTCACGACAAAGGTCGACAACTCCAACCACGAGCCCGAGCATGCCGCCGCATCCATCCGGCGCTCCCTCGAAGAGCTGCGCACCGACTACGTCGACCTCCTTCTCGTACACTGGCCGCTGCCCACCCTCTACGGGGGTGACGTCGCCCTGCCATGGCCCGCTCTCGAGGACGCATTCAACGCCGGCTGCGCACGCGCGATTGGCCTATCGAACTACGAGCGCGAACACGTCGAGGCCGTGCGCGCGACCGCGACGGTCACCCCGCACGTCCTCCAGGTCGAATCCCACCCGTTCTTCCCCAACGCTGACCTGCGCACCTACGCCCAGGGGCTCGGCATGGTGTTCGAGGCCTGGTCCCCTCTGGCGCGAGGACGCGCGGTGACCGACCCGACGCTCGTCGAGATCGGCGCGCAGCTCGGCGTGGGCCCGACGCAGATCGCGCTGCGCTGGGCACTGGATCGCGGCCACGTCGTCTTCCCCAAGACCCTGAGCCGCGAGCGCATGGCCGTCAACTTCGACGTGTTCTCCTTCTCCCTTGAACCCGAACAGACCGCGCGCATCGACGCTCTCGACCGGGGCGAGGCCGGTCGCACGGGGTCTCATCCGGCAACGATGGATCGACTCTAA
- a CDS encoding ABC transporter permease, with the protein MRRWGVVLRIASRDARQSLGRTLTAVFLISLPIIIAIAAITFWDVTTSQRYQASSWLGHRSDVQAVTLHRSSTAIEQDFTADRLSKTASDDEVAVSMQTLDSWVPAGDELIAVDTLYQLRLDKPDGTGFTVNNGTQTGMLEAPRVNAGGKSGALAAGHAVISEDVARALSVSVGDSVNVSLTIAKERAAQSLKGNVFVDAIIRGTERAIIGDGTLPIDRLAVAGRTQTAWYVTGPEPVTWEKIRELNASGFSVLSRQVLASPPHVSALPSQIAQYEVPRNIRGGNPWQYLLLVAGILLILTEMILLISPLYTVAQRSVMRTAAMIVANGGDRTDGRRLTIAHGVIIGIYSALFSAVCSAAAMVGIGLWSGLGIGIVPWWPLALSVLLPVLLSLMASVSPAHTTSHIDTSAVIGGRVWEPSRLVRRRMIYPLALLAGLPLLGLAAWLGSVLALVVGVGLLEAGLIGSIPYIFTRWRAPNRRASMSMRLALRDAVRNGHRTFPAMASILTTVFVACGLLVTLSSSNEAGWNSRPHVGQRGQVFVSTVDRTDSVKRSRDLMKSAVEAVGAQRGITSRATLNGLAWNSGPGGPTSMVEAVHPYNESTFTMSMNMGTMTELDVAYMVDDGTYLREAGYFSNEDDMVRAIATLNAGGVLIPDPEYIDGAGQVTLRSLDMSAIAEARAVGASDDNLPDAQVTTVQTFVAAPLTRVNVIVLSPTAASYLGLQARPLGELLTLDKQVSPVDAPSFQATIARQVPGASAQVIVPTMRSLVLPYVAALIAVVAAAATVALVVSLSASDMRPDLDTLDAIGAAPSMRRHVTSWQGVVLALNAIPTAVLAGLVVGVLAVITFARSGIFPTLTTLWPVVPWGALLGMLIGMPILCALVAIILTPRHQKRIRRIN; encoded by the coding sequence ATGAGGCGATGGGGAGTAGTGCTCCGCATCGCCTCTCGTGATGCGCGCCAAAGCTTGGGGCGTACGCTCACGGCTGTCTTTCTCATCTCGCTCCCGATCATTATCGCTATCGCAGCGATCACCTTCTGGGATGTCACGACCTCACAGCGGTATCAGGCCTCGTCCTGGCTGGGGCATCGCAGTGATGTGCAGGCGGTAACGCTCCATCGGTCCTCGACAGCCATTGAGCAGGACTTCACGGCAGATCGCCTGTCGAAGACGGCCTCGGACGACGAGGTAGCGGTCTCGATGCAGACCCTCGACAGCTGGGTGCCCGCAGGCGATGAGTTGATCGCTGTGGACACCCTCTACCAGCTGCGCCTGGACAAGCCTGACGGCACCGGCTTCACGGTGAACAATGGGACGCAGACCGGCATGCTCGAGGCTCCGCGCGTGAACGCGGGAGGTAAGAGCGGAGCGTTGGCCGCCGGTCATGCCGTCATCTCCGAAGATGTAGCGCGAGCGCTCTCGGTCTCGGTCGGCGACAGCGTTAACGTGTCCCTGACGATCGCCAAGGAACGTGCGGCGCAGTCCCTCAAGGGAAACGTCTTCGTCGACGCGATCATCCGCGGCACCGAGAGGGCTATTATCGGCGACGGAACGCTTCCCATCGACCGTCTTGCCGTCGCTGGCCGCACGCAGACGGCCTGGTACGTCACCGGACCCGAGCCCGTCACGTGGGAGAAGATCCGCGAGCTCAACGCATCCGGTTTCTCTGTTCTGTCTCGCCAGGTGCTGGCCAGTCCGCCCCATGTCTCAGCCCTGCCCTCGCAGATTGCGCAGTACGAGGTTCCCCGAAACATCCGCGGGGGGAACCCGTGGCAGTACCTTCTTCTCGTTGCCGGTATCCTCCTGATACTCACTGAGATGATCCTGCTCATCTCGCCCCTGTATACCGTCGCTCAGCGCTCGGTGATGCGCACGGCGGCCATGATCGTTGCGAACGGCGGCGACCGCACGGATGGGCGCAGGCTCACGATCGCCCACGGTGTCATTATCGGCATCTACTCCGCCCTCTTTTCCGCCGTTTGCTCTGCGGCCGCGATGGTCGGCATCGGCTTGTGGTCGGGTCTGGGGATCGGTATCGTTCCGTGGTGGCCCCTTGCGCTGTCGGTGCTCCTGCCGGTTCTCCTGTCGCTCATGGCATCCGTGTCCCCGGCTCACACGACCTCCCATATCGACACCTCCGCCGTCATCGGTGGACGCGTGTGGGAGCCATCCCGACTGGTGCGGCGCCGCATGATCTACCCGCTGGCCCTCCTCGCGGGCCTGCCCCTGCTCGGCCTTGCCGCCTGGCTTGGCTCGGTGCTGGCCCTCGTTGTCGGTGTCGGTCTGCTCGAGGCTGGCCTGATTGGATCGATCCCATACATTTTCACACGCTGGCGCGCGCCCAACCGCCGTGCATCGATGAGCATGCGACTCGCTCTGCGCGACGCGGTACGCAACGGCCACCGCACCTTCCCGGCCATGGCCTCGATCCTGACGACCGTGTTCGTCGCCTGCGGACTGCTTGTTACCCTCTCCTCATCTAATGAGGCCGGTTGGAACTCTCGCCCCCACGTGGGTCAGCGCGGTCAGGTCTTCGTGTCGACCGTCGACCGCACCGATTCGGTCAAGCGTTCGCGCGACCTCATGAAGTCGGCAGTCGAGGCCGTCGGCGCCCAGCGCGGGATCACCTCGCGGGCGACGCTCAACGGCCTGGCGTGGAACAGCGGTCCGGGCGGCCCAACCTCCATGGTCGAGGCGGTCCACCCCTACAACGAGTCGACGTTCACGATGTCGATGAACATGGGCACCATGACGGAGCTGGATGTGGCCTACATGGTCGATGACGGCACGTATCTGCGTGAGGCAGGATACTTCTCCAACGAAGATGACATGGTGCGGGCTATTGCCACCCTCAACGCCGGCGGCGTTCTCATCCCCGACCCGGAATACATCGACGGTGCCGGACAGGTGACGCTGCGCAGCCTCGACATGAGTGCCATCGCTGAAGCGAGGGCTGTGGGTGCTTCGGACGATAATCTGCCGGACGCTCAGGTCACGACTGTCCAGACCTTTGTCGCCGCGCCCCTGACGCGGGTCAACGTCATTGTGCTCTCGCCAACGGCAGCGTCCTACCTGGGCCTGCAGGCACGGCCTCTGGGCGAGCTCCTGACGCTCGACAAGCAGGTCAGTCCCGTCGATGCGCCGTCGTTCCAGGCGACGATTGCCCGCCAGGTGCCCGGTGCCTCGGCTCAGGTCATCGTGCCGACGATGCGCTCGCTCGTCCTGCCCTACGTTGCGGCGCTCATTGCCGTTGTTGCCGCGGCCGCCACGGTCGCCCTCGTCGTTTCCCTCTCGGCCTCGGACATGCGGCCCGATCTCGATACGCTCGATGCGATCGGTGCCGCGCCGTCGATGAGGCGCCACGTGACGAGCTGGCAGGGCGTTGTTCTCGCGCTGAACGCGATCCCAACGGCGGTCCTCGCAGGCCTCGTCGTCGGTGTTCTTGCGGTCATCACCTTCGCACGTTCGGGTATCTTCCCGACGCTGACCACCCTGTGGCCGGTGGTTCCGTGGGGTGCCCTCCTGGGCATGCTGATCGGCATGCCGATCCTGTGTGCGCTCGTCGCGATCATCCTGACGCCCCGCCATCAGAAGCGTATTCGTCGCATCAACTAG
- a CDS encoding RNA-binding S4 domain-containing protein, which produces MSETREEVVIPADALASASVRVDTWLWAIRQLKSRSKATAAVRAGHVRVNGEPVKAAFKVRVGDEVRLRIEGFDRVLGVVLLLSKRVSYPQARTAYDDRTPERPRMHIPVAMRDKGSGRPTKKERRELDRLRGYDSHEHH; this is translated from the coding sequence ATGAGTGAGACCCGCGAGGAAGTTGTCATCCCTGCCGACGCGCTCGCGTCCGCGTCCGTGCGCGTCGATACGTGGCTGTGGGCGATCCGCCAGCTGAAGTCGCGGTCGAAGGCTACGGCCGCCGTGCGCGCGGGGCACGTGCGAGTGAACGGTGAGCCGGTCAAAGCGGCTTTCAAGGTGCGTGTGGGTGACGAGGTGCGCCTGCGCATCGAGGGTTTCGACCGCGTCCTCGGCGTCGTCCTGTTGCTCTCCAAGCGCGTGTCCTACCCGCAGGCACGCACCGCCTACGACGACCGCACCCCGGAGCGTCCGCGTATGCACATCCCTGTCGCGATGCGGGACAAAGGTAGCGGTCGACCGACCAAGAAGGAGCGGCGCGAGCTGGACAGGCTTCGCGGCTACGATTCCCACGAGCACCACTGA
- a CDS encoding DUF2510 domain-containing protein: MSNPVQGWYADPAGTDQLRWWDGTQWTDRYHAPTGSNTAIDSDASANEAAVSPVGSSALSAAGPTQFTPVPQAPATKATRGQIAIAVVASILAAIFLGSSIVAAGKHNAVQDDVHDAQTMLTEAKEQLQKVREAIQ, encoded by the coding sequence GTGAGCAACCCCGTTCAGGGCTGGTACGCAGACCCTGCAGGAACCGACCAGCTACGCTGGTGGGACGGCACCCAGTGGACCGACCGCTACCACGCCCCGACCGGTTCCAACACAGCCATCGATTCCGACGCCTCCGCGAATGAGGCAGCCGTCTCCCCCGTTGGATCGTCGGCGCTTTCCGCAGCAGGACCGACACAGTTCACGCCCGTGCCCCAGGCACCGGCCACGAAGGCGACTCGCGGACAGATCGCGATCGCCGTCGTCGCCTCGATCCTGGCGGCTATCTTTCTCGGCTCAAGCATTGTGGCTGCGGGTAAGCACAATGCAGTCCAGGACGACGTTCACGATGCACAGACTATGCTCACCGAGGCAAAAGAACAGCTCCAGAAGGTGCGGGAGGCAATCCAGTGA
- a CDS encoding DUF4921 family protein yields the protein MASKLTRADRAIVRLADGTVKQQNLLTGTEVWTVPGRGNRPLSAPHADNNPIDHDADGHHCAFCSARYLETPPEKSRLVRREDGSWEQLDALSADQLGDTVAEFRRIPNLFEIVSYNYWHLNHGHIPSENDRRRMAHYLASDAGYEHVMNVVRARMLASGMSEGEFAATSETARLQYANGFFSGGHDLIIGKRHYVDGATEAHQLAGSGTLSPEEHEQYTAYTARSMRDLYDLDPAVRYVATFQNWLRPAGASFDHLHKQLVAIDDLSVQTEAELERLRAQPDIYDQIFTVAATRKLLIAQNEHAVALAGFGHRFPGIAIWPLGEAANPWEVSPEAMRGISDILHAAHAATGVEVPANEEWYHRPPTVSTPMRWRILLKWRISTLAGFEGGTRIYLNTIDPWKVVERTVPHLLELREAGLIAPMRIGEECKVSPAMLRG from the coding sequence ATGGCTTCCAAGCTCACGCGCGCCGACCGCGCCATCGTCCGGCTGGCCGACGGCACCGTCAAACAACAGAACCTTCTCACGGGCACAGAGGTGTGGACCGTCCCCGGTCGGGGCAACCGCCCCCTGAGCGCCCCGCATGCCGACAACAACCCCATCGATCACGATGCCGACGGTCACCACTGCGCGTTCTGTTCGGCGCGCTACCTCGAGACCCCTCCCGAGAAGTCGCGCCTCGTGCGCCGCGAGGACGGTTCCTGGGAGCAGCTCGATGCCCTGAGCGCCGATCAGCTCGGCGACACGGTCGCCGAGTTCCGACGAATCCCCAACCTGTTTGAGATCGTCTCCTACAACTACTGGCACCTCAACCATGGGCACATCCCCTCTGAGAATGACCGTCGCCGCATGGCGCACTACCTCGCCTCGGACGCGGGCTACGAGCACGTCATGAACGTCGTGCGCGCCCGTATGCTGGCCTCGGGCATGAGCGAGGGCGAGTTCGCGGCCACGAGCGAGACCGCGCGCCTGCAGTACGCCAACGGCTTCTTTTCCGGAGGCCACGACCTGATCATCGGCAAGCGCCACTACGTCGACGGTGCCACCGAGGCACACCAGCTGGCCGGGTCCGGCACCCTCTCCCCCGAGGAGCACGAACAGTACACGGCGTACACGGCCCGCTCGATGCGCGACCTGTACGACCTGGACCCCGCAGTCCGCTATGTAGCGACCTTCCAGAACTGGCTGCGCCCCGCGGGAGCCTCCTTCGACCACCTCCACAAGCAGCTCGTTGCAATCGACGATCTGTCCGTTCAGACCGAGGCTGAACTCGAACGCCTGCGCGCCCAGCCCGACATCTACGATCAGATCTTCACCGTCGCGGCCACGCGAAAGCTCCTCATCGCCCAGAACGAGCACGCCGTCGCCCTGGCCGGGTTCGGACACCGCTTCCCCGGAATCGCTATCTGGCCACTGGGGGAAGCCGCGAACCCGTGGGAGGTCAGCCCAGAAGCAATGCGCGGAATCTCCGACATCCTCCACGCGGCGCACGCCGCGACGGGCGTGGAGGTGCCGGCCAACGAAGAGTGGTACCACCGTCCTCCCACCGTCTCCACGCCGATGCGCTGGCGCATCCTCCTCAAGTGGCGTATTTCGACCCTCGCCGGTTTCGAGGGCGGAACTCGCATCTACCTCAACACGATCGATCCGTGGAAGGTCGTCGAGCGTACCGTTCCGCATCTGCTCGAGCTGCGCGAAGCGGGCCTCATCGCCCCCATGCGCATCGGCGAGGAATGCAAAGTCAGCCCCGCAATGCTGCGAGGCTGA
- a CDS encoding PadR family transcriptional regulator, translated as MSVRNALLALVAQQPAGVYRLKQMFEEQTCGAWPLNIGQVYQTMQRLERDGQVVSHAETNAGRDSEVFELTDAGRDVLAAWWSTPVPREHPERDELVMKLAVAAADPTVDVEAMIQTQRRSTLGSLRDVTRLKASADEGEIAWKLILERHIFDLEAELNWLDHIESGAVSEAARRAAFAAAKGRSMSWAQTESSISERAGVR; from the coding sequence ATGTCGGTTCGCAATGCCCTGCTGGCACTTGTTGCGCAGCAGCCCGCAGGTGTCTACCGCCTGAAGCAGATGTTCGAGGAGCAGACGTGCGGAGCGTGGCCGCTGAATATTGGCCAGGTCTACCAGACGATGCAGCGCCTCGAGCGCGACGGTCAGGTTGTGTCTCACGCCGAGACTAACGCGGGCCGTGACTCCGAGGTCTTCGAGCTGACCGATGCCGGTCGCGACGTCCTCGCCGCCTGGTGGTCTACCCCCGTCCCTCGCGAGCACCCCGAGCGCGACGAGCTCGTCATGAAGCTTGCCGTGGCCGCCGCCGATCCTACGGTCGACGTCGAGGCTATGATTCAGACTCAGCGTCGCTCGACCCTGGGTTCCCTGCGTGATGTCACCCGCCTGAAGGCTTCGGCCGACGAGGGTGAGATCGCTTGGAAGCTTATCCTTGAGCGTCACATCTTCGACCTTGAGGCTGAGCTCAACTGGCTCGACCACATCGAGTCCGGGGCGGTCTCCGAAGCCGCACGCCGAGCTGCTTTCGCTGCCGCGAAGGGCCGCTCGATGAGCTGGGCCCAGACTGAGTCCAGCATTTCGGAGCGTGCCGGGGTGCGATGA